A single window of Nicotiana tomentosiformis chromosome 1, ASM39032v3, whole genome shotgun sequence DNA harbors:
- the LOC104105711 gene encoding ras-related protein RGP1-like — MSKLYGGDFNQKIDYVFKVVLIGDSAVGKSQLLARFSRNEFNLDSKATIGVEFQTRTLDIDHKTVKAQIWDTAGQERYRAVTSAYYRGAVGAMLVYDITKRQSFDHVARWLEELRGHADKNIVIMLVGNKTDLVSLRAVPTEDAKEFAEKENLFFIETSALEATNVETAFVNVLTEIYRVVSKKSLVANEADSAGSSALLRGKEIVVPGQEPVPSGSSYSCCRSS, encoded by the exons ATGTCGAAGTTGTATGGAGGGGATTTCAATCAGAAGATAGATTACGTGTTCAAGGTGGTGCTGATCGGGGATTCTGCGGTTGGGAAATCGCAGCTATTGGCCCGGTTTTCGAGGAATGAGTTTAATCTTGATTCTAAGGCCACCATCGGTGTTGAATTCCAGACGAGGACTTTAGATATCGATCATAAGACTGTCAAGGCTCAAATTTGGGACACTGCTGGTCAAGAAAG ATATAGGGCAGTAACAAGTGCATACTATCGAGGTGCTGTTGGAGCAATGCTGGTCTATGACATCACCAAACGTCAATCCTTTGATCATGTTGCTAGGTGGTTGGAGGAACTGCGGGGCCATGCTGATAAGAACATTGTCATCATGCTTGTAGGCAACAAGACTGACCTGGTTAGTCTTCGTGCTGTACCTACTGAGGATGCCAAAGAGTTTGCTGAGAAGGAGAACCTATTCTTTATTGAAACATCGGCCCTAGAAGCAACAAATGTTGAGACAGCGTTTGTTAATGTCTTGACGGAGATATATAGAGTTGTGAGCAAGAAATCCCTTGTTGCCAATGAGGCAGACTCAGCTGGGAGTTCAGCTCTCCTCAGGGGAAAGGAAATTGTTGTTCCTGGCCAAGAACCTGTACCAAGTGGGAGCTCATACAGCTGTTGCAGATCTTCATAG